The following is a genomic window from Qingrenia yutianensis.
GACGCAGAAAAGGTATCCCGACACCGTTCGGCACAACGTTTATTGAGGACAAAACCGCAGGTCTCGGCGCTCTCGGCGACATCGGCTGTTATTCGCTCGATATGGTGCTTAACGCAATCGGCTATCCGAAACCGCTCACCGTTACGGGCTACACCTCGAATTTCTTCGGCACAGACCCGAATTATTACGAAACACACCCCGAATATGCTTCGCTTTTCGGCGTTGACGACTTCGGCGCAGGATTTATCAGACTTGAGGGCGGTATAATTCTCGACTTCAGAATTGCATGGGCAATGCACCTTGACACACCGGGCGATACCATTATTATGGGTAAAAAAGGCTCTTTGCGTATTCCGTCAACCGAGTGCTGGAACGGTTCTGTCGGCGGTCCGATGAAAATTTACAAAAATGTTGCCGGCGAGGGTGTTGAAATCGAAATCCCGATTATCCCCGACAAGAGCGAGGGCAACTTCTACAAAAAAATCCGTTCGTTCCTCGACGCCGTTAAAACAGGCGGAAAAGCGCCCGTTCCCACAAGCCAGATTATCATTAACCAGGCTATTATCGACGGCATAGCAAAATCGAGCAAACTCGGCAAGGAAATTGAAATTGAAATTCCCGAAATATAAATTTTGAGGTGATATATAATGAGTAAATTTAAACTTGGATTACAGCTTTACACAATCCGCGACGAAATGGAAAAAGATATGGACGCGTGCCTTAAAAAGGTTAAAGAAATGGGCTACGACTGCGTTGAATTTGCGGGATTTTTCGGCAAAAGCGCAGAGGAAGTTAAGGCAATGCTCGATAAATACGGCCTTGAGGCGGTGTCATCGCACCAGACGGTCGGCATTAAGGACGACGAGCCGTTAAGCCCCGAAGATACGGTTAAATATCTTAACACTCTCGGCGTTAAATACTGCGCAATTCCGTGGTACGGCAAGGAAAATTACGTTGAAGATTTTGACGGCACAATGGAAAAATTCAAAAAATCGAGCGAGATTTTGAAAAAAGGCGGTATCGACCTTTATTACCACAATCACGATTTTGAGTTTGATAAAATCGACGGCGAAACCATTCACGACAAGATTTTTGAAACCCTCGGCACAGACGTGATTAAACCCGAGATAGACGTTTGCTGGGTGCATTACGCAGGCTACGAGCCGACAGAGGTTATGAAAAAATATGCAGGCAAGGTTAACATTCTGCATCTTAAAGATTTTGTTTGCAAAAACCTCGGCGGCGGACCCGTTTACGCGCTTATCGACAACAGCGGAAAAGAGGGCGAAAAAGCGTCAAGAGAGGATAACGGCTTTGAATTCCGTCCCGTCGGACACGGTATTCAGGATATGCCCAAGATTATTGACGCGGCGAGAGAGTTCGGAATTGAGTATCTTATCGTCGAGCAGGACGGCCACCCCAATGCGTCATCTATGGAGGACGCAAAGATTAGTATTGATTATCTTAAGTCGCTGGGACTGTAAGGTGAGGAGAGAAAGGCACG
Proteins encoded in this region:
- a CDS encoding Gfo/Idh/MocA family protein, producing the protein MADKDILNMFKENQEESNIDTSKKLKVGIIGTGWIAEAHIQQFKKMPDVEIVGGADLIDGKAEKFFKDNGVENVHCYHNHKELIDNEELDAVSVCTYNRTHAECAIYALEHGVNVILEKPMCVTLEEAVEICKAEKKSGKVLSIGFQPRFDPNMQMIKKIVESGELGEIYYIQTGGGRRKGIPTPFGTTFIEDKTAGLGALGDIGCYSLDMVLNAIGYPKPLTVTGYTSNFFGTDPNYYETHPEYASLFGVDDFGAGFIRLEGGIILDFRIAWAMHLDTPGDTIIMGKKGSLRIPSTECWNGSVGGPMKIYKNVAGEGVEIEIPIIPDKSEGNFYKKIRSFLDAVKTGGKAPVPTSQIIINQAIIDGIAKSSKLGKEIEIEIPEI
- a CDS encoding sugar phosphate isomerase/epimerase family protein — its product is MSKFKLGLQLYTIRDEMEKDMDACLKKVKEMGYDCVEFAGFFGKSAEEVKAMLDKYGLEAVSSHQTVGIKDDEPLSPEDTVKYLNTLGVKYCAIPWYGKENYVEDFDGTMEKFKKSSEILKKGGIDLYYHNHDFEFDKIDGETIHDKIFETLGTDVIKPEIDVCWVHYAGYEPTEVMKKYAGKVNILHLKDFVCKNLGGGPVYALIDNSGKEGEKASREDNGFEFRPVGHGIQDMPKIIDAAREFGIEYLIVEQDGHPNASSMEDAKISIDYLKSLGL